aaaaaaaaaaaactaaggcaGGGTGGAGGGAATATAAACAACATAAACAAACACAGGAACTTGGGAAAAGTTGCAGACTTTCATGAGTTTTTGAATTACAATTAGCTAAAAATTAGGTGAAGCCTTTAGCCCTCTTCCATGAGATAAGGAACCAAAGTCCaccaaaattgaaataaaacttACACAGCTGTCAAAGGGGTGCTAGATCCTCCAGAGCCTGCACCGTCCATATTGAAAATATGACCCCCATTACCCTGGCTTCTCATCACTCGAATGGCTTCTTGAGTGCAAAGTAAAGATCCAACCAGGTTTGTTGAAACAATCTAAAATCATAAGAAGAGCTATATCAGTCTAAAATTTAAGGTACCACTTTGTCTAAAATCGCAAATGTTATCAATCAACATTTGTGTATATATCTGTAAGACCAACACCCCAGGGAACATTCCCAAAGGACATTGTAAGTGTGATAAATGGGTGGGCATGTGATCCATGTGCTTGTTCAAGAGATTGATTACACTTTCTTCAAATTAATCAGTATCATAATTTGAAGCTTATGCTAATAGCAAGCACCAAatcaacaaagaaataaaaaacaggaCAAGGTTTTAAGAAGAGAACTTGCTGAAAGAAATGGATGAAGAAAGAGACCATATAATATCTTCTATAACATGTGTGGTGCAACTGATTTCTGATTGAAGAAAGCAGCAGAACCACTTTGCATATGCTAAATATGTCTTCCAAAAGATTTCATATTTAGtttccaaattcaaaaaagCAGAACCACTCACAAATTATTCCTATAGACACAAATCAAGAATACCTGTTTAATATCTTCATCAGTAAACTGTAGCAAGGGTCTAAAACCTTTATTCGTGCCAGCATTGTTTATCTGTACAAAGGCAaaatatgaaaactaaaaaatttagtAACAAGAAAAAATTGCAAGAGAATCTCACATCTTTTTGGTGTCTCTGACCTAGAAATATAAAGGGATTAAGCTTGTTGGTAATAACGGCAGGTCCATGCACatgatatttttcaaaataaagccGCCATCACTAGGCATGGATttcattataatatattaaatattttatccaGTTTATAGGCTTCTCAGTTACTGCAGCTTTATAAATGAAAACTGAATTATAATAGCATTTTAATCTCATTTTCTATTGAAACTGAGTCATTGAGAAAATAGAAGCCACTGATAAAACATACGAGCTTCCAAGTTTGGAggtagaaaaaattaaatttgtgaaGATTGAGTTCAACATTAAGGCCATGGGACTTATCAATATCTTCTATCCCCTTTACAGGTCAACCTAACAACATTTCTGAAATGCATCAGAATTAAGAACCGATGTCTGAAacccaattaataaataaataaataaaagtaaaaagatGTATATAGCCATATGTGATTAAAGAGCCCTATTTTCATCTCATAATGTAAAatacaagaaaaggaaatagaGTTAATATCTAAAGCAGAAACAAGGGAAAAAGTCTAATCACTCACCCAAATGTTAATGGATCCAAATTCACTGACAGCAAAGTTTGCCAATTTTTGCACATCATCAGGTTCACAAACATCACATGCTATGCCTACCACTTTTGCACGCTCCAAATTTGTCTTAGATGGGCCACCTGCAGTGACCATACCCTCCTTTAGATTCTCCTCAAGCTCCCTGACAGTTGCATGTACAGACTCAGGGCTGCCTTCACAAGAACCAAGCATGGATATGGTGTTGTGAGTGACAAACAAATGACAATCCAGGGCATAAATATAAATCGATATCCTGAAACAGAGATAAATTCCATGCTTTTAAATACCACCTGCGGGAAGCAACAACGACACGATCTCCAGAAAGAAGGAACTCCCTGGCAAGAGCTTTCCCCAGTCCCCTTGTACTGCACCATCCAGTTTGATCATACAAtcaataagataaaaatatcagTGCAAATCAACAGTTCATTGATAATCCATCCACAAAAAATTGTCACTGATCAAATAAAGAACTTGAAAATGCATTTTGTtatgaattgatatcaatttcaTAAATTGAATTCACTtagctaatttttttatataatttacaaaTCTATATATGAATATGAGAAAGGCATGAAGTCAATTTGACATTACATGGCATATCAAAGCACTCCACCCAAAGAAatagagaaaggaaaaacaccatCATAAATTGATCAGAACGAAGGTAAGAGATTGGCTAGGCAGGAGCCTTGTGCATTGACTACAGGACACTAAAAAATGTAGCCCAAATGCACAAATACTGGGATTTAAAACTCTTTGATGGAGTAAAACTAACTGATTCATGAAACTGTGAAGAGCAGATGAAGTATCCTCCAGTTTGAAAGAGGAGATAGTGATAGATACCTTCCAGTTATGACAACATTACGGGGACCAGCTCGACAGTGTTCCTCTAGAACCAAGTTAGCACCTATCATAGTTCCAATAATAATTCCTCCAAGCCAGCTATACCAAATCAAAGCATTCATCTGGCTGTCTCCACCTTCACAAAATTCTAGACCATTAAGTTTTTATATATGGAGCACTGTCTCTTGATGCAAATCAACATCAATGCATAGTTTCCCAAATTACACGTTTACTACCTGACAACTGAAATCCAATTGCTAGTATCACTCCGGTGCTCATCATGGTCACGATATATCTTCCAATTTGCACAGCAATCTGGATATAATTCAAGAGACATCAACAAACTAGATCAGATACTTGCCTAAGTCAAAATCAATGACAAATTTCTTAGAACACTTAATGTTGAAACTAACAATTTCATTAGCAACAccataaataatcaaaatattatctAACCCTCTGTTTGGTCACTgataaatagttaaaaaaaaaaaaaaaaagagagagagaaaaaagaaaaaaaaaagaaaaaaaaaaagaaaaaagaaaaaagagggatatgaaagaaaacaaattcctaaatcagattttccttttgttttttctgttgGCAGCAGAAAGTCGAAAGTTCATCTGAactagccaaacaaacaaatagtgCTCCATTTATGGAGTCTTTGTTTTTTGAGCACCCTAATTTCTTGTCCTTATATTTTTCCAGCAAGCCTAATGTTGAATTGGCagctaaaaaaattattcttcctCATTTTCTAGGGAACCAAACCAAAGTGAAGtgcaaatttccattttttttttctcttctttcctaccgcttctcaacaaccaaacggATAATCAAGAAGATCAGTGCCTGCAAACTACAAGCTTATTAAATCATTGTAAATCaccaaaacaaaacacaaagaaTCTAATTACAAATTCCCGCAACATCTTtaccacaaaaaaaataattacgtGTAAATTACAACTCACCGAGGAGAAAATCTCCTCCAACTTGGCCACCGCAATACGGTGCTCCTCCTCCGTCCGCGGGAACGAACCGGAAACCCTAACAAACACGGACTTGGCGAAACTCAGAATTCCCGATCCCTCCTTGCCCTCCActctattttccttcaaattccCGCCTTTTCGCACACTTTCCTTCTCTTGCTCCTCCAATTCACCTCCATCTCCAGACCTGAATGACCTGCACGGCAGGAGATAAACCCCACGGCGGCCcctaaaagaaacaaattgcGGCCGACGCAGAGGCCACCGGGCGGCTCTGTGGTGGGTCCGGGGGTGTAAGCTGTATGGAGAGATTTGGAGTTTGGTGACTGCAGCCATTGCTTGAGTTCATGCAATTGTATGAAGCTTCTGGGAGCGTATTTCTCTGTTTGTTATCTGTTCATGATGGGATGTGAGAGAGTTAGTTTGTGAAAATTAATACCAATGATTTGGGAAGATGGAAAGGAAAATATCTTGTGGGAGGATGGTGAAGAGTGGAGAGAAGAGGACTGTGATGACCACACGTTAAGGCAACCTCATCTCTACGTGGGTTATTGACACGTGGCTGGTGACCCTACGTTAGCACTTTCCCCTTTAGGTTACGCAACCGCCGTCTTTCTGCCTTGGGTGCTTTTACTCTCCTCTtactttgggctttttgttggGTTTCCAAAAACTGATCCGGCCCATTTAATATGCCATGCATCTTACAACTTCTTGATCCCAATGCATGGTCTTGTGCCGAAGTGCAACCTACTTGTTTAATCCAAAATGGCAAGTCAAGAGAAAACCAAACAAGGAAGAAAAGCACCATTAAGCCAAACAATGGCCTAGCAACTATTGAGGGAAAAATGAATGAGTGATACACGGAAACATCACCATGGCTGGAGCTATTATCATTGTCATCATTGAAGGATAGGACAATCTAAGAAGACAAAGAGAAAGCCCTTACAACTTTGCTTTTGAAAGACGTCTGTTTGGGGGCAATGAAGGAAAAATTCTAGTTTAATGAACctaaaataaatctataaaaCTCACTTTGTCACATTGTAATAAAGATCATCTTATATAGATCGTTTACGATGTTGAGTCGCCTTTAGGAGCATCTTGTATCTATTGAATCAGGATTGACAACTTGTATATTTTCTCATACTTGATGTTTGTACAAGATAACGGAAAAACCTCGCAAACTTAGGATCAGTGAAAAAGGGGATCAAGAgtcttttttatatcatttcaaGTGACCTTCTATCAAAAGTTACAAATGAACATTTCCTTCTATATACATGAATTATCATTTCTTAATTTCATATCGTATTTATGGTAtatgaaaactttaatttatgTGCATGACTTTGGCTATTATGCCCTATACACAACTTGGTAGATTCATGACTTTGGTCGTAATACCTTATAATTTCCAAATACCATGTaccatatatattaaatttttcccACACATTAAATGTATAAAATGAGAAATGTAAATAACTTAGGTTCATGACTTTGGTCATGAACCTTTAGAATAGTGGAGATTAACTTCATGCCTTCATGAAAGACCATAATAAGTCCAAAGCAAATGAGGTGTCTACAAGCACAAAGACTCAACAGCACTTGTAACTTTAAACATTATAGGCAAAGCCAAAATCGTGTTTCCACCCTAAGAAGATTTTTGTGCTTGACACATTCACAAGAAagcatgtttaattttttttttttgaaaaagtttgTCATTAAAGTCAAAAGAAAATCATCCTTTATCATAAAAAGTAGATAAAAGGATGAATAATGATCTAAAACAGAAACTATACATGTCTTTAATAAATGGTTGCAAAATTCAACATCAAAAAAACTAGAGTGGATCATCTTATTATTGACCCAACAAATTTTGTATCTTCACATGTTCTATTtctaaagtaaaattttaagtgtCAATTTCTCGTAATATATTAGTCTAATTTGAACCAATGATATTTAACTTTGAtaccaaggataaaaatatcggtaatcgcggatatatcggtactttgattttatggatatatcgaatatatcagagatatatcgacggatattttggaaaaaaaatatcaatatacctaaaattgatcaaaatttataaaaatataagaaaagcttcataaaaatgtaaataaaagcataatagatattttaaaattattttattaaagaatttgatatatgtataatatgatttatcatatttgataataatatcatatgcatcaataaaaatatgaattttataagtgtacatttattattaaattgcaTCATATATTATGAtgtttgattataatatgtttaattttaaaatatatattaatattataattatgattcatttaattcaattgtgatatatgtataattttttaatatttaattaatttattaatgatattaaaacactataaaaaaattatcataataaattttatatttttggtaatcaattaaaataaatttttgcatttaattataaaataattataattaatttactctctaaaatatttttttgatattttatttatatgagaactttgaatatatatatatatagtgtctTTTATTTAACAAGGGGCAAGCTTACCCTCGGTTTTAAAGTGGCTTGAAATGTTTGGGGATCGAATCctcttatcaataaaaaatggaattttaaggAGCGCCGCATTTGACCATACTCCtccgatacacgatatatctcgatattttcttccatataACTTGACCATTACTCTTCCTATACACGATATATctcgatattttttttccatatttgatACCAATTATTGGATTAGGTTTTTTTATCatctcattttaaaaatcaattaacaTTCCATAAGGATAACTCAAatcttttatgatattttgacATCACATTATATAAAACTACTATAAAAGTCATTCATTTTTTAGATGATCATTCATAAACTTAAAGACCCACATTATTACACCCGAAACATATACAAATTCTAGTGCGGACAATACTTGTCATAAGCAACCACAAACCATATAGGAGTATACTTCCACAAGCAAGGACTTGCAAGTGGGGGTTTGGGATCCAACCAGACTGGACCAGCTTGTGGGTGGTTCAATATTGCACAGCTGACATCGATTTTAAAATTGCCACCTCAATAATTGGGTGGCTGCCGTGACGTGAACCGACTAAACTCCACCTGGCAACTCAAAATCTTTTCTCATTTCCGTGTGTGCCACATACTACATGTATGGTCTGGACAATAAGAGCTACcttttaattgaagaaaaaaatatagacCAAAGTTTTAATCATTCAATAAATAAGTTGTGATTAAGGTGGACGGTGTGAGTGTTAGCTGTAAAATGTTTGAATTAACGACACAAAAGCAAGAATGGTAACCGACAGAAGCCAATTTCATTATTTCACACGTTGAGTTGAATGAGGGAGAAGGATAGTATGTATATTTGGACAGGAAGCGTATGAGTTGGACGCGAGAGTCGGAGGCGGGGTTGATTTTCATTGCAGAGAGAGCGCGGAAGATTCGGTTGAGAAGAAAATCCTCAGAAAAAGAGGCCCCAAGAATCTATCTCCCCCCTCAATTTCCTCCCTTTGTTGTTGTTTGGTACGAGATACGAGGGAATTGAAGACAAGGGAGATAGATATGCAGAGGCCTCTGGATCAACGCTCCAGATCTTCCAAGCCCACCACCATCCATGGCTGTGCTCAGTCCGGTGATCTTCTCGCCCTTCAGAAGCTACTTCGGGGCAACCCTTCTCTCCTCAACGACCGAAACCCTGTTGTGAGATCTCTTTTTCTTCCCCTATCTGTCTGCCCCTTCATATGGGTATTTCAAGAaacccatttttctttatatgtcGTATTTCCAAGAATGATGCTGCCTGATGTCATTTGGACCGATGATGTTCGAAGATTTGGGTTTACTGTGCTCAGAATCTGGAAAGAATTGATCTTTCGTGtgcttctttatttcttttgtagataATGTATGTAATTTGGGGATGCATTGTGGTGGGGTTTTGAAAAAGGATGAAGACTAGGTAGATGTCATGATAAGGAGAATTGAGGGAAAGATAACTGAAATTTCAATAGAACCCCTCTTCACATCGTTTTGTCAGTTATGGAGCATTTTACTGACTATAATCAGGAAGAGGACCCTAGTACAAGATAATAAAAAAGGGTTAAATGATAATCAGAATTGTGGAGAATGTTCTTGAATCAGTAAATTCTAGGATGAGCACAGCAAGAACTGTGTTGATGTAAAAATGTGGGGATGGTGGAGATTAATGGTGTGGACATCTCTAAGATAGAGTCTTGTCATATTTATAGCTCCATAAAGAGAGGGAGATTCAAAAGAATGTTTTGACTAAGCTACGCAAAATGTGCACAGGCACAAATGTACATTTCTGTAATCTTGGGTGTTctgtttaatgtttttttttctcctgtCTCAGGTATCTTGGTTTTTCAtcgtcttttattttttttccctattgttattttctttatcaaattTCTGATGTTGAacaaatatataatttcttatGAGAACCACCTCGCCTTTGGTTTTCAAAATGGGCTAAACATGAGCTAAACATGAGCTAccatgttttaaattattaatcatttacTTGGTATATCTTTTAGTTGTATGTTGCTTGCTGCAATTTCCCGGGAGTTAAATAATTTAGATTGAATGGCCTAACTATTCATGATGTTTGTTGTGATACCTAGGAAGGTGCCAGCTCAgttacttgttttttttccttttcgtTTATTGGGTATACTTGGTTTAATTGCAGATGGCACAGACACCACTTCATGTTTCTTCTGGTTACAACAATGTTGAGATAGTTAAGTTTCTGCTCAATTGGCAAGGACCTGAAAAGGTGGAGTTGGAAGCAAAGAACATGGTGGGTAAACATTTGTTTTTTCCTGTTCAATATTTGTAGAAGTTCCTATCTTTTGATTCATTTACTCTTATCAATTCATGGGTGTTGATGTGTTGAGCAGTACGGAGAAACTCCATTGCATATGGCAGCAAAGAATGGTTGCAATGCAGCTGCACAGTTGCTTCTTGCTCATGGTGCTATTGTTGAAGCCAAAGCAAATGTGTGCTCTCTTGCCAGcttattatcctttttttccttttatgagaCATGCTGTTTTTCTTGAACTCTCTTCTTACTAGGTCCTCTTCATGCAGAATGGAATGACACCATTACACCTTGCTGTTTGGTACTCGCTCCGGGCTGAAGACTGCTCAACTGTCAAGACTTTGCTCGACTACAATGCTGATTGCAGTTCTAAAGACAATGTAATAATAATTGCCATTGCTGAGCATATTTTATCTGTAGTCAGATATACTCTCCTTGTAAATGGTAATAATTGGTGAAGCCTTTGATTTTCAGGAGGGTATGACTCCCCTTAATCATCTCTCACAAGGCCCAGGAAGTGAGAAGTTGCGGGAACTTCTGCATCGGTATTTGGATGAGCAGATAAAACGAAGAGCCCTTGAAGCATGCAGTGAGACAAAAGCTAAGATGGATGAACTTGAAGATGCATTATCAAATATTGTGGGTTTGAATGACCTAAAGTCACAGCTTCGGAGATGGGCAAAGGGCATGCTTTTGGACGAAAGGCGCAAGGCCCTTGGGCTAAAAGTTGGCAGCCGAAAACCACCTCATATGGCTTTCCTTGGCAATCCTGGAACTGGTAAGTTTGTCCAGATTGTGTTCTTAAAATAATGCTATTTCTTTAAACACACCTTCAATACTTATATGCCTATGAATTGTGCCAAGATATTTGCCTTTTCTATTTGGAAACTAGCTTATACTCATGTTCATATTCTACCAAATTCCATCTGTTATAAATGAAACTGCAATGTAGTGGAGGCTTCCAATTTAttttggtttagtttttaaCCATTTTGGTTGTTTTATCAAGTTAATCATTGTGAAATTGAACTGTAACAGCGTCACATTTGGTGGTGTTCTTCCTATTCTTAATAATCATGGATCATCTCTTTACAATTATTAGCATAAAGAAGTGACACGATCTCAATTCAAGAAAGCCTTGTCCTAGCTGTTTGGGTTCTGTAATATACTCCTTTTCACTTTTCTACTATATCTAGGGTTGAACTCATAAATCATAGGTCAACATGGCTATTACTAGAATCTCAATCCACATCCTTTCTTTTGTTCTTGCAGCACCTTGTTAAATGGTAAAGCCAACTTGTTTTTCCTTGGTACATTGGTCCACAGACCTTTTTCGGTCTCTCCCTTGTATTTGCAGTACTTATAACTTATGACAAATCATTTTTCGTGGGTATGCTATATGTTCTTTGTTACATGTAATGAACCATCTTAATAGGATTGTACGTTGAGCTGTACCTTCTCATGAAtatatgtgtttttttattttattatttatttttatcgtaGTGCTAATCCATCTTAACGTCCTCATTCCAATaactcacaatttttttcaatattttgttttgattatcCAAAATTTTGTACCAAGAAATGGCTGGCTTTTTTGGTTTGATAAGCAAATAGAATACTAATGAAAAGCTCCATACAATGGTTGGTTTCTAGTTGTAGGAATTTTCTTCCCAACTTGACTCTAATTCTCTGGTCAACatcttcaatattttcttaaaatatagaGAATGTTAATAGTTGTTGTTGGGCTATCTTTTGCTTATCAGTTTTAAGCTTCTTAATGGCcttcttcatctccattttttaaaatttcttctCATAAAAAACTGGTTGGCATTAAACTGTCCCTTTGCAATTTTGTTTAACTATTGTGCTTTTGTTGTTTAAAACTACATTGTCAGTAAATAACATGCACCAGGGGACCTTTTGTATCTGTCTAGTTACCTCACGAAGAAGAAGTTTTTAGGTCAATGAAGACAAGAAGAAGTTtctattcttattttataaattttatattgaagAACTAAATTGAATTATGGATATACATCGGGTTGATTGATTGTCTTTATGTTTTTGTACCTTGTTTGGTTAACAAGCCATTATATGATTATTGTACTTGAACAGGTAAAACTATGGTTGCGAGAGTCCTTGGAAGGTTACTACACATGGTGGGAGTTTTACCTACTGACAAAGTAACTGAAGTCCAGCGGACTGATTTGGTTGGGGAATTTGTTGGTCATACAGGACCAAAGACAAGAAGAAAAGTATGCTACATGCTTTGGAAATTGtatattatcatatttaatgaaaaacttaggacaattttcttttagaaaactaatttccAACACATTGCAGATCAAAGAAGCAGAGGGAGGAATTCTCTTTGTAGACGAAGCCTACAGACTTATACCTATGCAGAAGTCGGATGATAAAGACTATGGGTTGGAAGCCTTAGAGGAGATAATGTCTGTCATGGACAGTGGGAAAGTAGTAGTCATCTTTGCTGGCTACAGTGAACCAATGAAGCGGGTGATCTCGTCAAATGAAGGCTTTTGCAGAAGGGTGACAAAGTTTTTCCATTTTGGTGACTTCAATTCACAAGAATTGGCCAAGATTCTGAATCTGAAAATGAACAATCAGACAGAAGACAGCTTGTTGTATGGATTCAGATTACATCCTTCATGCAGTGTGGACTCCGTTGCAGCACTGATAGAGAGAGAAACAACAGAAAAGCAGAGGAAGGAGATGAATGGAGGGTTGGTTGATCCAATGCTGGTGAATGCTAGAGAGAATTTGGACCTCAGGCTGAGTTTTGAGTGTATAGATACAGATGAACTACTTACCATCACCATAGAGGATTTAGAAGCTGGCCTTAGCCTATTATCACAGCAAGTCCAGCATGactaaaaaagtaaaaagaaaaaaaaaaaacaaaacccaacTACAAATCTATTGGCATCTCAGCATGATTCTTTAATTGAATTGTAGAAGATTGGTCTCCCTCCCATGAGCCTTTAgctcttaatatattatttttgccCAAGTATTTGTTGCAACTTTTCCCCTAAGGCTCAGAGGCAGCCATGAAATGGATTTTGTAATTGGCAGGTTTACCATTGGAGGTTAATTGATTTAGTTCTATTGATGCAGTTTAGACTTCTGGTTTTTCTGggaaatttattgtttttggcACAATGATTATACAGTGAAggataaaattgtttttgaaggTCATTCAAGTTGATTACTTTGTCATGGGTTGTTTTGTTCATCTATGCTTATCTTGAATTCACATTGTCTTCCAAATTCCCATAAAGCAATGATTTATCATGAATTTAGAGATAAATGGAGACTTGGGTCTGTGGTTTCTGAGGAAATAATCTCAGAAGGGAAAAGATTATGGAGACGTCTTCATCGAAAAAAAATCTATTGCCTCCTCCAAGAAGAAACTAGAAACTGAAAATTgcaaggaaaaacaaagggaataggacaaaagaaatttaaaaaagagaaaaaaaagggaaaaatgaaaagggGGTGCGTAATACACACACTAAGCTGAAAGAGAAGGTTAAGGAGGCAATCTTGTGTGTGGAGAAGAGAGCAATGGCCTCGACTTCTCTCTCCGTACCCGTTCCCACCAGACTCAGACCCTTCAACTCCTCTAACCCTAATCCCAGATTCCCAACTTCGTCAGCTTCCTTCAAGTTCTTCGCTTCTTCTCTCAAGCCATCGACGCCGGTCGAACATGGGTCCGCCGACCACTTTCTTCAGAACAATTCCATTGCTGATTTTATGAGATTCAAAAAAGGGATACTTGGAGGGAGCAACGGCGAGTTGCAGACGGCTGTTGTCACTTACAGAAAGAAGTTCCCTTGGTCTCTTCTTCAACCCTTTCTTCAGGtgccttttattttattttattttttcaaattataattatgccatttttctttccctttattCAAGTgcttttttctgttcttttgtttttaattatgggttttttcctttatatatctTCTTCAGGTTGATTTGGTCTCTACGATTCACATTGCGGACAAAGAGTATGTCTGCTCACTAGAATTTGGACCGGTTTTCCATTTTTCTAGTTTGATTTCTTCTCTCCTGCCTCTTTTTTCtgttatgaatttattatattttcattttcgaCTTGGAGTGTGGTGGGTTCGTGGTAATACCAGAAGTTAATGGTTTGCTTCATCTGGCATTCTCAATATGACACGCAAGAGCAGAAATTTgtcaaattattaatatatggcTCTGTATCTGGTGCTTTCTAGGAAGTATACAGCAAAGATGATTGAATGGATGGTCTGAACTTAGGATGGTTGTACAGTTTTGAATCTTTTGATAGTTCGGTTATAATGTTTGTTTAATTAGTTTCCTTCTGAATTGGATTATATCAGCTCATTTATGAAGAAtgtagtttttttggtttttaggtCTCCAAGTTCTTTTCCAGGTCATGGGTGATGACAGCTCTGAGCTTATTGTTAATTCAAGATGACATTAGTATCATCACTAATAATGAAATGATTGTTGGTAAAGTAAAACCCCATAAATCTTCCTTCTCTCCTGACTCCAATCTCAGAGCCTCAAATGCTGACTTTCTCTCTATATTTTTCCTTCCTTTGGAATACTTTTCTGAactcattttcctttctttggcTACCCAACTCTTTACATTTTCACAAAACTTGACtagagaaaaattattttttttttggggtttttagAGATAAAAGAATCTTAGTTTTTTGGGTGCAAATTTCCTATTTGATAACAGACTTATACCCATTTATGTTGTGTGAAATATTTTCAAGAGCACCCCTTCCAATTCCAAAGTATGTGTTTTTGAATAAATTCCGATCTCCATGATACCCTTTTGAACAAAGAAATATTATAGAATTATGCCTGTGCTAAAAATTACTCTTGTGAATCAACAATATGTTGCTTCATTGTTGTGTGTTGGTACCTCATATTGTACtgattttattacattttcGTTATTTAAGTGTACTTGTATACTATACTTGTTATATACTATACTATAGAATTTACATTTTCATTAGTGTTGCGATCATTTTGCATCCTACACATTATATACTATACTTGTTATATACATTTTCTTTCCGgtatttcatttgaaatttccattttttttttcctttactaaTTTCcatgatattttcaaattgatgaaaattgaaattgttATCAAAATATCTATGGATTTGTCCACTTGATAGTATTTTATTCTTTGCACACAGGTACTTTGCAACCCTCCAGAAGGAACTTGAACCCTACGACTGTGTCCTTTACGAGATGGTGGCCAGTAGAGAGAGTTTAGAGAATAGAAGAAACCCTGCTGCTACAAAAAGGCTCAAAAGTTCACGTTCACGAGGCTTTAACATTCTTGGATGCATTCAACGACAGATGGCTCGAGTTCTTATGCTTGATTTTCAATTAGATTGTCTTGATTACCAAGCTGAGAATTGGTA
Above is a window of Vitis vinifera cultivar Pinot Noir 40024 chromosome 11, ASM3070453v1 DNA encoding:
- the LOC100259397 gene encoding probable chlorophyll(ide) b reductase NYC1, chloroplastic, translated to MAAVTKLQISPYSLHPRTHHRAARWPLRRPQFVSFRGRRGVYLLPCRSFRSGDGGELEEQEKESVRKGGNLKENRVEGKEGSGILSFAKSVFVRVSGSFPRTEEEHRIAVAKLEEIFSSIAVQIGRYIVTMMSTGVILAIGFQLSGGDSQMNALIWYSWLGGIIIGTMIGANLVLEEHCRAGPRNVVITGSTRGLGKALAREFLLSGDRVVVASRSPESVHATVRELEENLKEGMVTAGGPSKTNLERAKVVGIACDVCEPDDVQKLANFAVSEFGSINIWINNAGTNKGFRPLLQFTDEDIKQIVSTNLVGSLLCTQEAIRVMRSQGNGGHIFNMDGAGSGGSSTPLTAVYGSTKCGLRQLQGSLLKECKRSNVGVHTASPGMVLTDLLLSGSTIQNKQMFNIICELPETVARTLVPRMRVVKGTGKAINYLTPPRILLALITVWLRQGRWFDEQGRALYAAEADRIRNWAENRTRFSFTDAMEMYTENTWVSVFSLSVVCAFIILSSTGSSFPGT
- the LOC100254275 gene encoding ribulose bisphosphate carboxylase/oxygenase activase, chloroplastic, translating into MQRPLDQRSRSSKPTTIHGCAQSGDLLALQKLLRGNPSLLNDRNPVMAQTPLHVSSGYNNVEIVKFLLNWQGPEKVELEAKNMYGETPLHMAAKNGCNAAAQLLLAHGAIVEAKANNGMTPLHLAVWYSLRAEDCSTVKTLLDYNADCSSKDNEGMTPLNHLSQGPGSEKLRELLHRYLDEQIKRRALEACSETKAKMDELEDALSNIVGLNDLKSQLRRWAKGMLLDERRKALGLKVGSRKPPHMAFLGNPGTGKTMVARVLGRLLHMVGVLPTDKVTEVQRTDLVGEFVGHTGPKTRRKIKEAEGGILFVDEAYRLIPMQKSDDKDYGLEALEEIMSVMDSGKVVVIFAGYSEPMKRVISSNEGFCRRVTKFFHFGDFNSQELAKILNLKMNNQTEDSLLYGFRLHPSCSVDSVAALIERETTEKQRKEMNGGLVDPMLVNARENLDLRLSFECIDTDELLTITIEDLEAGLSLLSQQVQHD